The genomic stretch GGCTCCAGCCCGGCGGCACGGCGCAGTGGTTCTGGGACACCTATGGCGTGTCGGCCACCGTGAACGTGTTGGACTTCGAGCCCGGCGCCCGCCTGCGCATCGAGTGGGGCGACCCGGGTGTGATGACCTTCGTCGAGTGGACCTTCACGGCGCTGTCGCCGGACCGCACGTATGTCCGCGTCGTCGAGTCCGGCTTCCGGGGTGACGACAAGGTCGTCGTGGCGCGAGCGCTGGACAGCACCGGGGGCTTCAACCTGCTCCTCGCCGGGGCCAAGGCCTGGCTGGAGCACGGCATCGCGCTCGCGCTCGTTCCGGACCATGTCCCCGAGGACGCGCGGCACCTCGTCTGACGCCGCGGTTTCCCCCACCCCCACGCATGACCGAAGGCGCCATGAAACGAGACTCGCACGCCCGCCTGTTGTCCTCCGACACCGTCCGTATCGAGCGCCTGCTGCCCGGCCCCATCGAGCGCGTGTGGGCCTATCTCACCGAGCCGGAGAAGCGCCGGCTGTGGCTCGCGGGCGGTCCCACGGAGACGAAGGTCGGTGGCAAGGTGGAGCTGCTGTTCCGCCACTCCGAACTGGCAGAGGAAGGCGGCGCCCCACCGCCGCGCCACGAGGACATGGCACAGGGCCACGTGAATGCGGGACGCGTGACGGCGTGTGAGCCGCCGCACCTGTTTGCCTATACGTGGGCGGAGAACCACGGGGACCCGTCAGAGGTTCGCTTCGAGCTGGCCGAGCGCGAGGACGGCGTCCTGCTGACCGTCACCCACGTGCGCCTCAACGGCCGGGATTCCCTGCGCAGCGTGGCGGGAGGCTGGCATACGCACCTCGACCTCCTGGTCGACCGTCTGAACGGGCAGCGCTCGCCGAACTTCTGGGAGGCCTACGAGCGCGCCCACGCCGAGTACATCACGCGCCCGGGCTTTGAGTAACGCTGCCACCGGCGCTCCAGCGGTGCATCCGGGTGCGGCCCTTGGAGGACCGCCCCGGAGGCCAGTGCTTACATCGGGTCTTGGGGGTCGAAGCGGCAGTCCGGGTCGGTGCTGGCGCACAGCTGATTGCAGCAGCCATCCGCCCGGCAGCTGCAGGTGGGCTCCAAGATGATGGGCCTGCAGGTCTGGGAGTTGCCGTTGCAAGTCACGGTGCCGCCGTTGGCGCTGCTGGCCGAACAGGCGAAGCCCGTGCCATTGCACTCCTTGATACTCCCACCCTGGCACTCGATCCGCACGAAACAGTCACCGGTCAGCGCGGCCTCCTGCGTGCGGAAGTGGTCCTCGGCGGTGACGTCGTTACCTCCCTGGGTCTGCTCCTCGGTGGGCACGGGCCCGCAGGAGGTCAGCATCACCAGCGCCATGACGAAGATTCCAGCCATCGACTTCATGAGAACCTCTCTTCTGTTGGGGGACACCGCGACAGGAAATATGAAAGGAATTTCCTGTCGTCAATAGTGACGCTCCGTGATGGCTGGGTGTCTTTTTCGACCGTTTGAGAGGGATTTGTAACCCTTTATGTCTCGCCCGGTGCGTCACCAGGCATAGTCCTCCGGGGCGGGTTTGTGGCCCGGGAAGATGTCATCCAAGCGTGACAGTGTTTTGGCATCAAGAGTGACATCGGCCGCGCGGATGGCGGCGTCGAGCTGGGCGGACGTTCGCGGTCCGATGATGGGCGCGGTGACGGCGGGCTGGTGCAGCAGCCACGCCAGCGCGACGTCTCCGGGCTCATGTCCGAGCTCGTCGGCGAGCGCCTCGTAGCGCTCGATGCGCTCACGGTGCTTCTGGAGGGCTTCCTTGGCGCGTCCTTCCAGACGGCGCTTGCCCTCGCGCTCCTTACGGAGCACGCCGCCCAGCAGTCCGCCCTGGAGGGGAGACCAGGGAAGGATGCCTACGCCATGGAACTGCGCGGAGGGCAGCACCTCCAGCTCCACGGTGCGGGCCATCAGGTTGTAGAGCGACTGTTCGCTGACCAGTCCGGTGAAGTTGCGCCGTGCCGCCACGGCCTGGGCCTGGGCGATGTGCCAGCCCGCGAAGTTGCTGCTGCCGACGTAGAGCACCTTTCCCTGCGCCACGGCCACCTCCATGGCCTGCCAGATCTCCTCCCAGGGCGTGGCGCGGTCGATGTGGTGGAACTGATAGAGGTCGACGTAGTCCGTGCGCAGCCGCTTCAAGCTGGCATCCAGCGCGCGGCGGATGTTGAGCGCGGACAGCTTGCCCTCGTTGGGCCAGTCACCCATGGGCGCATAGAGCTTGGTCGCGAGCACGGTGCGCTCGCGCCGCCGGCCGCCCTTGGCGAACCAGTTGCCGATGACCTCCTCGGTGCGGCCCTTGTTCTCTCCAAAGCCGTAGACGTTGGCGGTGTCGAAGAAGTTGATGCCGCGGTCGAGCGCGGAATCCATGATGGCGTGGGACTCGGGCTCCTCGGCCGTCCAACCGAAGTTCATGGTGCCCAGGCACAGCCGGCTGACGGAGAGCCCCGAGCGGCCCAATTGCGTGTACTTCATGGCGACTCCTCGATGGCCGGAGGCAGGCTCCCTCCGCCGAGGACGGCCCGGCCGTTCACCGCCCGCGGGTGCCGTGCATTCAGGGCATCCGCGGCGCATGGGGGCCAGGGGTTTGCGGTGACGCCCACGCCAGGTGTCGGGCAGCCAACCCGGACGCGCGTCGAGGCGGCGTTGGTGAAACGAAAAAGGGCCACCACCATGAAGGCGGTGGCCCTTGGGGCCGGCGGACGAGCGTAGGGCTTACGGGTACAGCGCGCGGGCGCCGCTGCGGTCGTAGCTGGTCAGCACCAGGTCACCCGTCTGGGTGCCGCTGCACTGCGGGTAGTGCATGACGGAGCTGGCGTCATACGGCGTCAGCGCGCGCCAGGCGTTGTCCTCGTAGCAGCCGGTGGTGGTGAGGCGGGTGTGCTCGTGGCGGAAGCCCAGCACGTGACCCAGCTCGTGGCGAATCACGCCCTCCAACGTCCAGGGGGAGATGTTCTGGAAGGACGTGGTCGAGATGAGGACGTTGGCGCTGCGGCGGGCGCTGTTGGGGAAGAAGGCGCGCGCCAGGTACTGGGACGTGTTGGTCTGGTTCACGTCGAACACGACGTTGTTGTTGCGGTTGGTGCACTTCGAGTCTTCAGCGCTGACGTGGACGAACTTGACGTTGGCAGCCGCCTCCCACTCCGCCGCGGCGCTCTTCATCGCATTGACCACGCGCGTGTAGTTGCTCCCGAACTTGGTGCTCACGCAGTACGTGAGGTTGAGCGCCTGGCTGGCGCTCCATTTGATGTCGCGTCCACCGCTGTAATACACGGCCAGCGCGCCCTGCTGGGTGCCAATGCCGCTGACGGCCTGCTCGTAGAACTCGCGCAGCTCCGACTCCGTCGGCAGGAAGATGTCACCGTCGACGACGAAGCCACCCGACTCCGGCTCCTGGTACGCGCTGGCGCGGAACTCCTCGAACGAGACCTGCTGCGTATCCTGCGTCTCGGACTCAGGAGCGCCGCACGCGGAGCCAAGGAGGGAGATGCCTGCCAGAAGCGCAACGGAGTGAAACTTAGCCATGGTGGACCCTCGGAGCGGATTCTCGGAATTGAAACAAAAAGCGAGAAGAAGACCCCGGCTCCGAAAAAACGGACACACAGGTCCACGCGAATTCTGAACCGGGTTTCGAGTCCCACCGGAGGGGAGAGAGTCTGCTCTGACTCAGGGATATGTGATTAGGGTTGTTCCAACTTCCAGACGGTGCCGGTCCGCTCCAGCGAGACGCGGCGGAGGAAGGGGTCGACACCGATGGAGACGGGGCGTTGGTCCACGGTGAGGGAGACCTCGGTGATACCGCCTGTGAAACGGTGTTTCGCTGCGTACAGCGTTGCATCCTGGGACAACACCGCCACGTCGAGGGACTCGTTCATGGGCAGGGGGACGTCCTGTCCGTTCTGGCGTGCGTGCTTCGACGCCGATATCCGCGCGGTGACGCGGTAGCGGCCATCCGCCAGGGGCTCGACGGCGGCGGACTCCACCTTCAGCTCGTACAGCACGACCTGCGTCAGCCACTGGTCCACGAGCGGCCGCGCCTCCTCGGTGGCCTCTTCATGCAACAGGGCGAGCAGGTCGCTCGCGGTGGGCTGAGGCTTCGGGTGGGCATGCTGCTGGACGAGCTTGCGCAGGGCCCGGTCGAGCGCGGCCTCACCGAGGAGGTCCGCCAGGGCGTGCATCACCAACGCGCCCTTGCCGTAATAGAGGTAGGGCTCGTCCTTCGTCTGGAGGAGTGGAGGTTCCTCGCCGTGCTCCTCCGCGCGGCCCCGCAGGTAACGGTCCAGGTCGAAGGCCAGCACCTGACGCACCTGGGCCTCGCCGTGGAGGGCCTTCAGCACTCGCTGCTCGGCGTACTTCGCCAAGGACTCGGTGATGAGCAGTCCGCCGGGACCGCTCACCGGGTCGACCTGATGGCCCCACCATTGGTGCGCCACCTCGTGTGCGATGCGCCGGGTGATGAGGTCCACGGTGTCCTGCTCACCCGAAGCGGTGAGGAAGCCTCGGTGCTCGGGGTAGTAGATGGTGTTCGACAGCGCGAGCGCACCGAAGCCCCAGGTGGAAGGCACCTCCACGATGCGAAGCTGTCGGTGGGGGTAGCGGCCGAGTTGCTCCTCGAGCACCTCCAGCGAGCGTGTCGCCGCGCGCAGCATCCGCTCCACGTTGTGGGCATGCCCGGGGTGGTAATACACCTCCACGTCCACGCCCCGGTGTTTCTCCTTCTTCACCGCGTAGCGCGCGGAGACGAGGGCGAACCAGTTGAGCATGGGGCGCTCCATGACGTAGCGGAAGACGCGTCGGTCCTCCTCATTCCACGTCTGCCTCAGCTCGCCTGGGGCCACCGCGAGCTGGGTGTCCGGGGTCGACACCGTCAGGTCCAGCGTGGTCCAGGCGCGCTGCCCGCCGCCACCCTCCGCGAGCCCCAGGTCGCCCGCGGCCTCCGCCTCCACCCGAGGCGTCTCCGGCAGTCCTCGCTGGCGCCGCTCCCGGGCGTCGTCGAGCTCGTAGCCCTTCCGGTATCCGATGGCGGGAAATGCCTCCTGGTTGGAGATGAACGAGCCGTTCCCGGCGATGGAGGTGTCGCGCGCGCCTTCGCGAATGCCTCGCCGCTCCGTCTCGATTGAGAACGTGAGCCCGGTCTTCGCGCCGGGGGGTAGCGGCGTGTCCAGCTCGAAGGCGGACATGCCGAAGCGGCTGTCGTGGTGGACCTGTCGGGCCCCTTGCAACGAGAGCGTGGCGTGGCGCACGTCGCGGCGCACGGAGATCCACACGCGTTGGATGGGCGCTTGCGTCCGGTTCTCCAGCACATAGCGTCCGGTCGCGTGATAGCGCGCTTCTTCTGGGTACAGGTCGACGCGGGCCTTCACGGCGACGATGCTGGGCTGGGGGAAGGATTCGTAGCGCTGGTAGGCCTTCTCGTAGTCGGCCTTCCAATCGGCGAGCTGGGCGCGCGTCTCGTAGCGGTTGAGCACATTCGTGCCGTGGAAGATGAAGCCTCCCGCCAGCACGAAGAGGGCCAGGCACGCCGTTACCGCCGTCTGGCCTCTTCGTCCCCACACCTGGGGGAGGGCCGCGAGGCTCGCACGCAGCGGAGGGCTGACGCCGCGCCGCCACAGGCCACAAGTGAGCAGCCCCAGCACACCCGCCAGGGCGCTCCAGTACACCAAGTATGCGTTGAAGCCGTGGACGCTGGCTCCAAAGCCATTCATGTCGGAGTAGCGCAGCGGCGGCCCGCTCGCGTAGCGCAGCAGGCCGTGCTCCAGTCCCACGAGGCCGCCCTGCCGCATGGCCAGCGCCAGGAGCAAGCCCAGGAACATCCCCACATAACGGTGGGGACTCAGCGTCTGGAGCCACAGCACCGCCACCGCGAACAGCAGCAGCGGCAGTCCGGAGAAGTACAGCAGCGACAGGTACAGCGCTGGCTCCAGGGGGCGGTGGCCTCGCGAGAACTGGTACAGCACGGCGATGCCCACCGCGGAGGCCGTCAACACGAGGACCTGCAGGGCCAGCACCGCCAGCTTCGACAGATAGAACACGGCGCTGGAGGCGGGCGTCGCGTCGAGGAGTTCGCTCAGACGGACCCCGCGCTCCCGCCAGACGAGCTCGGCGCCGAAGTAGACCACGCACAGCGAGCCAAAGAGGAAGAGCGGCGGCTGGATGGCTTGTAGAAGCAGCCCCGTGGTGGGCAGCAGCCGCGTGCCGTATTCCGCCTGCGTGGCGCTGGCGGCGACCTCCATGCCGAGCACGAAGACCCAGAGCGCCATCAACGCCAGGAAGGCCCGGCTCTTGAGGATGGCGTGGGTCTCCATCTTCCACGTGGATACCAGGGCGGCGCGGAACCGGGCGCCCTCGTCGCGTTCCGGCTCCACGGGGCGGTAGGGGACGCTGCCGGGGGCCGCCGTCTCGGACGCGATGCTCCGGGGCGTCGCGCCGGACGCCGCGCGGAAGGAGAAGCGCTGGTAGACGAAGGCCAGCACCCCGGCGGAGACGCCCATCCATAGGAGCCGGTTGTGCAGGAAGGCACCTTCCAGATGGAGCAGGCGGGTGTTGCGCTCGTGTTCGGTCCAGTAGCGCGTCTGGGCGAAGAAGGCGGACAGGCCGAACGGGTCCAGCAGGGCGGCGCGCGCCAGGGCCTCCGGTGTCTGCGGCGCGGTGCCCGCCATCAAGGGGGAGTCCCCCATCAGCGCCCCCACGAAGTAGAGCGCGTAGAGGAAGACGGCGCCGACATAGGTGGCCAGCGCGCTGCGTGTCAGCGTGGCGACGGCGAACAGCAGCGACGCGGCGAAGAGCAGGTTGGGCAGCACCATGACGGCGAGCGCCCAGGCATAGCGGAGGACCTCCCAGCTCGCGCGCCGCTCAGGGGCCACGTCGAGGACCCATGGCGCTAGCATCAGCCCCAGCGCGGTGACGGTGAACACGGCGAGCGCCGCCAGCAGCGCGCCCGCGAGCCGGACCGACAGGTACGTGAGCTTGGAGACGGGCGTCGCGTAGACAAGCGCCTCCATCCGGTGCTCGCTGTCCCGCAGGGCGGCGTTCGCGCAGAAGGCGCTGAGCACGAAGATGGAGAACAGTGACAGGAACCCCAGCGACTGCATGACGGACGCCGGGGAGTTGACGTGGGCGTTGTCCGGGCCATAGCCCGTGCCGACGAACACGAACGCCATTCCCAGGAAGGCGGCGACGGCCACGAGGAAGGCGGCCTGGCGCGTCTGGAAGCGCCACTCGAAGCGAATCAGCTCACCGGCCATGTCCGACCAGGGCGGCGAAGTAGACGTCTTCCAGGTCCGGTGGCACGCGCTCGAAGCCCGGCGCGGGCGCTTCGTCCGCCAGCACGCGGAGCACCGTCCTGCCTCCCGACAGCTGCGTGGAGAGCACCGTCTGGGAAGCGCGGAGGGCGGGGACCTCGAGTTTCTCCACCGTCTTGCGCCACACGCGGCCCGTCAGCTCGGTGACGAGTTGCTCGGGGATGCCTTCGCGCAGCACCCGGCCTCCGGACAGGATGGCCATGCGGGGACAGAGCTGGCGGACGTCCTCGACGATGTGGGTGGACAACAGCACCACGATGTCCTCCGCCACCTCGCTGAGGAGGTTGTGGAAGCGGTTGCGCTCCTCAGGGTCCAGTCCCGCGGTGGGCTCGTCGACGATGAGCATCCGAGGCTGGCCCAGCAGGGCCTGCGCGATGCCGAAGCGCTGCCGCATGCCTCCAGAGAAGCCGCTGACGGCCTTCTTCCGGTGCGCGTGGAGGTTGGTTTGATGAAGCAGCGCGTCCACCTGCTCGCGGCGCTGGCGCGCGTTCGTCAAACCCTTGAGCACGCCCAGATGGTCCAGCAGCTCCACGGCGGACACGCCCGGGTACACACCGAAGTCCTGGGGCAGGTAGCCCAGGTGCCGCCGGTGCGCTTGTGGGGCCGCGAGCACGTCGACGCCGTCGAAGAGGAGCTGCCCCTCGTCAGGCAGTTGGAGCGTGGCCAGGATGCGCATGAGCGTGGACTTCCCCGCGCCATTGGGGCCCAGCAGCCCGAAGAGCCCCTTCTCGATGGTGAGGTCGATGCCCTGGAGTGCTCTGACGCCGTTGGGGTAGGTCTTCGAGATGGCGGAGAGGCGGAGCATGGGGGACCGGAGCGGGATGGGGTCCAACGGCTACGGTCCGCCCGAAGCGCGATTGCGTTCGTCCGGTGCCGTAAGGGGAATACGGGTTGTGAATGAGTTGGCCCGCATCGACGGCGGGTACCGGGGGCTGGTAATCGAAAAGAAATCCCCCGTGAAAAGGCGGTCGATTCACGGGGGTTCCGTTCGACCACGGAAGCAGGGAGGCTCTTCTCCCGCTCACCCGTGAGGCACGGACCCATGAAGTACCTGCTGATGATCTACGAGAACGAGAAGGCCGCCGAGACGCTGTCGGAGGCGGACGTCCAGCGCGTGATGGGGGAGTACGGCACCTTCGAGGCGGCCATCAAGCAGAGCGGGCACTTCATCTCGGGCGAGGAACTGGAGCCCACGGCTGCGGCCACCACGGTACGCATCCGCGACGGCAAGCGCCTGACGACCGACGGCCCGTTCGCGGAGACGCGGGAGCAGTTGGGCGGCTTCTTTCTCGTGGAGGCCAGGGACCTCGACGAGGCCATTGGCATCGCGTCCCGCATTCCCAGCGCGCGCAGCGGCTCCGTCGAGGTGCGGCCGGTGCGGGAATTCACCATGCCCCAGGACTGACGCAGGGGCCCGCGCGGCATGATGGACACCACCTCCATTCTCGAACGGGCGCACCGTGAGGATTACGGGCGCATCGTGGCCACGCTCATCCGCGTGCTGGACGGCGACTTCGGCGCGGCGGAGGAGGTGGTGCAGGACGCCTTCGCCGCTGCCTTGAAGCAGTGGCCGCGCGAGGGCGTGCCGCGCGAGCCGGCCGGTTGGCTGATGCGTGTCGCGCGCAACAAGGCGGTGGACCGCATGCGGCGGTCCGCTCGCCTGGAGGCGCGCGTGGGTGAGTTGGAGGCGGTGGCGCCATCCGTGGACGCCGCCGAATGGCAGACGTTGCCGGACGACTCGCTGCGGTTGCTCTTCACCTGCTGTCACCCCGCCTTGTCACCCGAGGCCCAGGTGGCGCTCGCGCTTCGTTGCCTGTGTGGGTTGACGACGGAGCAGATCGCCCGCGCCTTCCTCGTGTCGCCCGCCACGCTGGCCCAGCGGCTGGTGCGCGCGCAGCGGAAGATACGCACCGCGCGCATTCCCTACGTCATCCCGGAGCCCGAGGCGCTGGCGGAGCGTACCGAGGGCGTGCTGCACACGCTCTACCTCGTCTTCTCGGAGGGCTACGCTGCCACGGATGGGCCGGCGTTGCTGCGAGTGGACCTTTGCGAAGAGGCCCTGCGGCTGGCCCGGCTGGCGCGCTCGCTGCTCCCGGAGGACGCGGAGGTAGCGTCGCTGCGGGCGCTGATGCTGCTCCACCACTCCCGCCGCCGGGCACGCGTGGCGGCGGATGGCGGGCTGGTGCTGCTGGACCGGCAGGACCGCTCGCTCTGGGATGGCGCGCAGCGGGACGAAGGACTGGCGGAACTGGAATCCGCGCTCGGCATGGGCGCCCGGGGGGCGTACACGGTGCAGGCGGCCATCGCGGCGCTGCATGCCCAGGCTCCGCGCGCCGAGGACACCGACTGGGCGCAGATTGCCGCGTTGTATGCGCGGCTGGTGGTGCTGACGCCGGGGCCCGTGGTGGCGCTCAACCATGCCGCCGCCGTGGCGATGGCCCGTGGCCCCGAGCACGGATTGTCCCTGGTGGATGACCTGGAGGCCTCCGGACGGCTGGCGGACTATCACCTGCTGCCGGCCGCGCGCGCGGACCTGCTCCGGCGTCTGGGGCGCAAGGACGAGGCCGTGAGTGCCTACCGACGGGCGCTGGCGATGGTCCGCACTGCGCCCGAGCGGCGATTCCTGGAAGCGCGGCTTCGCGAGCTGCTGGCGGAGTGAAGGGTCCCTCCGTGGCGGAGGTCCTGGAGCGGCACCTCGGCCAGCCCTGAGCTGACGTGAGGCCGGCGGGCGCTCTGGATTCAGGGCGCCCGCGCTGGCTCCGCGGTGGTGTCTACAGCGCCAGGGACATTCCTCCGTTGGCCCGTCACATAGGGGTGGTCATGCCGGGACATGGGGGGGCCACCGAGCCGGGGCAGAGCGCGTTCACCCGGATGTCCAGGGTGTCGTACTCCAGTGCCGTGGCTTGGACCAGCCCCACCAGCGCGCGCTTGCTCGCGCTGTAGGCCGAGGTGCCCTTCCGTGTGGCGATGGACTGGACCGACGACGTCACGACAATCGAGCCACCCCCGCCGCGGAGCATGGTTCCGGTGACGGCTCGCTGTACCGCTGGCAGTTCCTGAAGAAGGGGCAGCCGCTGGAGATGGCTGTCCAGGGCAGCGTCATCGTCAATGACCCCGTGCTCAACCTGAGCGCCGCCGTGAAGGGCCTGGGGTTGGCCTACGCGGCGGAGCCGCTCGCCGCGGAGCACGTGCGCCAGGGGCGGCTCGAGCGGGTCCTGGCGTCATCCTGCCCGGGCACGCCTGGCTTCTTCCTCTACTTCCCCAGCCGCCACCAGGCGCTGCCGAAGCTCCGCGTGTTCATCGACTCCGTGCGCAAGCACCTGAGGGTGTCACAGCCCTGAGGCGGCGGCCGCCGTCGCGGCTCAGGCGGGCAGTCGTCGCAGGGCCTCCGCGAGGCGGATGTGTCCCTGGAAGGCGCCGTTGCCCCGGGGCGTCTCGCCCTTTTCAATGGCGTGGGCGAAGCGCACGCCTTCGTCGGCCTCCAGCCGCTCGAAGAGGCCCTGGAGCTTCGGGTAGTCCCGACGGTCCAGCACCTCGTGGTACCGGGTCCACCGGGCGATGCCGATGAAGTAGGCGTCCGCCAGGGTGCGCTGGTCGCCCAGCAGCCACGGCTGGTGACTCAGCATCGCCTCGAGCTTCGCGTGCGCGGTGACCACGCTGCGGGCTCCGTAGGTGCGCAGGGCCTGCTTGTCGGACTCCGGCAACTCGGCGTGCTCCAGCGCGTACCAGAGCGGCGAGAAGGCGCCGAAGAAGGTGGTGTTCAGGTACGCGAGCATCTGGTTCAGGCGGTCGAAGCCCTCGGTGCCTTGAGCGAATGACAGCCCCGTGTCGCCGCCGCGCGCGCCCAGGTGGTTGAGGATGGCCATGCTCTCGCTGATGCGCGCGCCTGTCTCCGTCATCAGGGTGGGCGTCTCCGCGACGGGGTTGATGCGGCGGTAGTCCGCGGTGGTGACGTCCTCCGGCATTGCGATGCGGCACAGCTGGTAGGGCCGGCCCAGCCATTCCAGCGCGACGATGGAGCCGAATGAGCAGCCAGAGGGGATGCCGTAGAAGAGGGTGGGCAGTTCCATGGTGAATCTCCTGTCCGAAGCGGAAGGCGCGATGCCTTCGATGGGGACAAGATGGCCGTGGAAACGTGCGCCGTGTAGACAGCGGAACGCGAACGCAAGGTCCACATCCGTGGACGATGAGGCGCGGCCCTTGAATCTCAACGACCTCCATATCTTCGTCCAGGCGGTGGAGAGCGGTGGCTTCGCCGCGGCAGCTCGGCGGTTGGGTATTCCCAAGTCCACGGTGAGCAAGCGCGTGGCCGAGCTGGAGGACGGGCTGGGCGCCCGGTTGATTCAGCGCACGTCGCGGAGCTTCACGTTGACGGACGTGGGGCGGGACTTCCTCGACCATGCCCGCGCTGTCGTGATTGAGGCGGAGGCCGCGGAGAGTGTGGTGCGCCGCCGGCAAGTGGAGCCCAGTGGCGTGGTGAAGATCACCACGGCGGTGCCAACGGCGCAGTTCCAGCTCGCGGACCGGCTGCCGCTGCTGGCGCTGGCCCATCCCAAGGTGCGTGTCGAGCTTCACGCGACCGACCGCTTCGTGGACCTGGTGCAGGAGGGGTTCGACATCGCGGTGCGCAGCCACTTCGCGCCGCTGCCCGCTTCGGGTTTGGTTCAGCGTCGGCTGTCGGTGGAGCCCATCATCCTGGTGGCTTCGCCCGGCTACCTGTCCGGACGTGGCAAGCCTCGCCGGCCGGAGGACCTGCGCGAACACGACGGTCTCCTGACCAGCTCCATGGCCACCCAGTGGCGGCTGCGCGGACGCGCCGGTGAGGCCGTCACGGTGGTGCCTCGTGTGCGCATGAGCGCCGACGAATCGCTGGTGCTGCTGAAGGCGGCCATTGCTGGGCTGGGCATCGTCTGCCTGCCGGAGTCATTCACGCGCGCGGATGTGGAGGCAGAACGGCTGGTGCGCGTGCTGCCGACGTGGACTGCTGGCGCGGTGACGACGACGCTGCTGACGCCACACCGCAGAGGCCAGTTGCCCGCCGTGCGCGCCGTCATCGACTTCCTGATGGAGGGCGCCGACGCCGCGTGAGCTTCGTCACCGCGCGTGACGGTGCGGCTACGTCGCCACCCGCTCGATGGTGGCGAGCCAGGCCAGCGCGCCCTCCGGGTCGGTCTGCTCGTAGTGCGCCTCCCGGATGGACTTCACGCGCCATCCTTCCCCGAAGGTCGCGCTCAGGGCCTCCGGGGGAATGGCACGCGGTCCGTCGCGGAAGTACAGCGCATGGTAGTGCCCGCCGGGCCGTAGCACACTCGCGAGGCTGGCGGCGAACGCGGGCCGGTCTCCAGGCTCGAAGACGTGGAGCAGGGCCGAATCGAGGAGGGTGTCGAAGCGCCGGCCCAGCGTGGCCAGCTCCAGGGCGTTGCCCACGCGCAGGTCCACGTCGAGCCCGCGCAGGTATGCCGTGTCTCGCGCCCGCTGGATGGCCGGCTCCATCATGTCCACGCCGCACACCGGCAGGCCCTTGGCCGCCAGGAAGAGCGCGTTCTCCGCGAAGCCGCAGCCCACGTCGAGCACCTCGCCGGAAATCGCGCCGGCCTCCCACAGTTCGACGAAGGCCCGCTGGGGCCGTCCGATGTCCCAGGGCGCGCCCAGCAGGTATGCCGAGCGGAAGAACTCGCGCCGGACCGCTGCTCCTTCAGGCACCCGCCGCATGCCGCACCTCGCCTTCCTGTGTGCTCTGAGCGCGATGCCGCGGAATCAGCCGGACCCCGAGCGGCTGGAGCGCGAGCGCCGGCCGGGGCCGCACCACGCAGCCCGGTGCCAGCTCCAGCCGGAACCGCCGGGCCACGCACGCGGTGATGAGCACCGTCTCCAGCATCGCCAGCGCCGAGCCGATGCAGAACCGGGGGCCGCCGCCGAACGGGAAGTAGACGTACCGGTGCATGCGCTGGGCGTCCTCGGACAGCCAGCGCTCCGGACGGAAGGACTCGGGGGCGTCGAAGTAGCGCGCGTCGCGGTGGGTGACCCACTGGCTCACCGCCAGCATCGTGCCCGCCGGGACGTGGAACCCACCGAGCTCACAGTCGCGCAGGGCCTCCCGGCT from Myxococcus xanthus encodes the following:
- a CDS encoding SRPBCC family protein yields the protein MASTGNDKGAPVATAMMMIRRPVADVFAAFVDPAITTKFWFSRGSARLQPGGTAQWFWDTYGVSATVNVLDFEPGARLRIEWGDPGVMTFVEWTFTALSPDRTYVRVVESGFRGDDKVVVARALDSTGGFNLLLAGAKAWLEHGIALALVPDHVPEDARHLV
- a CDS encoding SRPBCC family protein, with amino-acid sequence MKRDSHARLLSSDTVRIERLLPGPIERVWAYLTEPEKRRLWLAGGPTETKVGGKVELLFRHSELAEEGGAPPPRHEDMAQGHVNAGRVTACEPPHLFAYTWAENHGDPSEVRFELAEREDGVLLTVTHVRLNGRDSLRSVAGGWHTHLDLLVDRLNGQRSPNFWEAYERAHAEYITRPGFE
- a CDS encoding aldo/keto reductase gives rise to the protein MKYTQLGRSGLSVSRLCLGTMNFGWTAEEPESHAIMDSALDRGINFFDTANVYGFGENKGRTEEVIGNWFAKGGRRRERTVLATKLYAPMGDWPNEGKLSALNIRRALDASLKRLRTDYVDLYQFHHIDRATPWEEIWQAMEVAVAQGKVLYVGSSNFAGWHIAQAQAVAARRNFTGLVSEQSLYNLMARTVELEVLPSAQFHGVGILPWSPLQGGLLGGVLRKEREGKRRLEGRAKEALQKHRERIERYEALADELGHEPGDVALAWLLHQPAVTAPIIGPRTSAQLDAAIRAADVTLDAKTLSRLDDIFPGHKPAPEDYAW
- a CDS encoding M57 family metalloprotease, with the translated sequence MAKFHSVALLAGISLLGSACGAPESETQDTQQVSFEEFRASAYQEPESGGFVVDGDIFLPTESELREFYEQAVSGIGTQQGALAVYYSGGRDIKWSASQALNLTYCVSTKFGSNYTRVVNAMKSAAAEWEAAANVKFVHVSAEDSKCTNRNNNVVFDVNQTNTSQYLARAFFPNSARRSANVLISTTSFQNISPWTLEGVIRHELGHVLGFRHEHTRLTTTGCYEDNAWRALTPYDASSVMHYPQCSGTQTGDLVLTSYDRSGARALYP
- a CDS encoding M1 family aminopeptidase, whose amino-acid sequence is MAGELIRFEWRFQTRQAAFLVAVAAFLGMAFVFVGTGYGPDNAHVNSPASVMQSLGFLSLFSIFVLSAFCANAALRDSEHRMEALVYATPVSKLTYLSVRLAGALLAALAVFTVTALGLMLAPWVLDVAPERRASWEVLRYAWALAVMVLPNLLFAASLLFAVATLTRSALATYVGAVFLYALYFVGALMGDSPLMAGTAPQTPEALARAALLDPFGLSAFFAQTRYWTEHERNTRLLHLEGAFLHNRLLWMGVSAGVLAFVYQRFSFRAASGATPRSIASETAAPGSVPYRPVEPERDEGARFRAALVSTWKMETHAILKSRAFLALMALWVFVLGMEVAASATQAEYGTRLLPTTGLLLQAIQPPLFLFGSLCVVYFGAELVWRERGVRLSELLDATPASSAVFYLSKLAVLALQVLVLTASAVGIAVLYQFSRGHRPLEPALYLSLLYFSGLPLLLFAVAVLWLQTLSPHRYVGMFLGLLLALAMRQGGLVGLEHGLLRYASGPPLRYSDMNGFGASVHGFNAYLVYWSALAGVLGLLTCGLWRRGVSPPLRASLAALPQVWGRRGQTAVTACLALFVLAGGFIFHGTNVLNRYETRAQLADWKADYEKAYQRYESFPQPSIVAVKARVDLYPEEARYHATGRYVLENRTQAPIQRVWISVRRDVRHATLSLQGARQVHHDSRFGMSAFELDTPLPPGAKTGLTFSIETERRGIREGARDTSIAGNGSFISNQEAFPAIGYRKGYELDDARERRQRGLPETPRVEAEAAGDLGLAEGGGGQRAWTTLDLTVSTPDTQLAVAPGELRQTWNEEDRRVFRYVMERPMLNWFALVSARYAVKKEKHRGVDVEVYYHPGHAHNVERMLRAATRSLEVLEEQLGRYPHRQLRIVEVPSTWGFGALALSNTIYYPEHRGFLTASGEQDTVDLITRRIAHEVAHQWWGHQVDPVSGPGGLLITESLAKYAEQRVLKALHGEAQVRQVLAFDLDRYLRGRAEEHGEEPPLLQTKDEPYLYYGKGALVMHALADLLGEAALDRALRKLVQQHAHPKPQPTASDLLALLHEEATEEARPLVDQWLTQVVLYELKVESAAVEPLADGRYRVTARISASKHARQNGQDVPLPMNESLDVAVLSQDATLYAAKHRFTGGITEVSLTVDQRPVSIGVDPFLRRVSLERTGTVWKLEQP